The following proteins come from a genomic window of Macadamia integrifolia cultivar HAES 741 chromosome 14, SCU_Mint_v3, whole genome shotgun sequence:
- the LOC122060894 gene encoding CMP-sialic acid transporter 1-like isoform X1 encodes MQWYFVAALLTILTSSQGILTTLSQSDGGYNYDYATVPFLAEVFKLLVSSFLLWRECKSSPLPRMTTDWKSMRLYPIPSIIYLIHNNVQFATLTYVDTSTYQIMGNLKIVTTAILFRLFLKRKLSNLQWMAIVLLAVGTTTSQVKGCGENSCDSLFSAPIQGYMLGILSACLSALAGVYTEFLMKKNNDSLYWQNVQLYTFGAIFNMARLLLDDFKSEFEEGPWWQRLFNGYSITTWMVVLNLGSTGLLVSWLMKYADNIVKVYSTSMAMLLTMVLSSYLFNFRPTMQLFLGIIICMMSLHMYFAPPTLLVDLPLTVKATTKNLAEVSVHQTTDS; translated from the exons ATGCAGTGGTACTTCGTAGCTGCGCTTCTCACCATTCTAACCAGTTCTCAG GGAATTTTGACTACACTCTCACAAAGTGATGGGGGATATAACTATGACTATGCAACTGTTCCTTTTCTTGCTGAAGTTTTTAAG CTCCTggtatcttcttttcttctttggaggGAGTGCAAGTCATCACCTCTTCCAAGGATGACCACAGATTGGAAAAGCATGCGTTTGTACCCGATTCCTTCCATTATATACTTAATCCACAACAATGTTCAATTTGCTACCCTTACATATGTGGATACATCAACATATCAGATAATGGGTAATCTGAAGATTGTCACAACTGCCATATTATTCAG GCTGTTCCTGAAGAGGAAACTGTCTAATCTGCAGTGGATGGCAATTGTTCTGCTAGCTGTTGGTACAACCACGAGCCAG GTCAAAGGTTGTGGTGAGAATTCATGTGACTCCCTTTTCTCAGCTCCAATCCAAGGTTACATGTTGGGGATCCTGTCTGCTTGTCTGTCGGCCTTAGCAGGAGTTTATACAGAATTTCTGATGAAGAAGAACAACGACAGTCTGTACTGGCAGAATGTACAATTATATAC GTTTGGTGCGATCTTCAACATGGCACGGCTTCTCCTGGATGATTTCAAGAGTGAATTTGAGGAGGGACCATGGTGGCAACGCCTGTTCAATGGATACAGTATTACAACGTGGATGGTGGTACTAAATCTTGGATCGACTGGGTTGCTAGTCTCATGGTTAATGAAGTATGCTGACAATATTGTGAAG GTGTACTCCACATCAATGGCAATGCTTTTGACGATGGTCTTATCTTCGTACCTCTTCAATTTCAGGCCGACAATGCAG CTTTTCTTGGGGATTATTATCTGTATGATGTCACTACACATGTATTTTGCTCCTCCAACTTTGCTTGTAGATTTGCCTTTGACAGTAAAAGCAACCACCAAGAATCTTGCCGAAGTTTCTGTTCATCAAACAACTGATTCCTGA
- the LOC122060894 gene encoding CMP-sialic acid transporter 1-like isoform X2: MQWYFVAALLTILTSSQGILTTLSQSDGGYNYDYATVPFLAEVFKLLVSSFLLWRECKSSPLPRMTTDWKSMRLYPIPSIIYLIHNNVQFATLTYVDTSTYQIMGNLKIVTTAILFRLFLKRKLSNLQWMAIVLLAVGTTTSQVKGCGENSCDSLFSAPIQGYMLGILSACLSALAGVYTEFLMKKNNDSLYWQNVQLYTFGAIFNMARLLLDDFKSEFEEGPWWQRLFNGYSITTWMVVLNLGSTGLLVSWLMKYADNIVKVYSTSMAMLLTMVLSSYLFNFRPTMQICL, translated from the exons ATGCAGTGGTACTTCGTAGCTGCGCTTCTCACCATTCTAACCAGTTCTCAG GGAATTTTGACTACACTCTCACAAAGTGATGGGGGATATAACTATGACTATGCAACTGTTCCTTTTCTTGCTGAAGTTTTTAAG CTCCTggtatcttcttttcttctttggaggGAGTGCAAGTCATCACCTCTTCCAAGGATGACCACAGATTGGAAAAGCATGCGTTTGTACCCGATTCCTTCCATTATATACTTAATCCACAACAATGTTCAATTTGCTACCCTTACATATGTGGATACATCAACATATCAGATAATGGGTAATCTGAAGATTGTCACAACTGCCATATTATTCAG GCTGTTCCTGAAGAGGAAACTGTCTAATCTGCAGTGGATGGCAATTGTTCTGCTAGCTGTTGGTACAACCACGAGCCAG GTCAAAGGTTGTGGTGAGAATTCATGTGACTCCCTTTTCTCAGCTCCAATCCAAGGTTACATGTTGGGGATCCTGTCTGCTTGTCTGTCGGCCTTAGCAGGAGTTTATACAGAATTTCTGATGAAGAAGAACAACGACAGTCTGTACTGGCAGAATGTACAATTATATAC GTTTGGTGCGATCTTCAACATGGCACGGCTTCTCCTGGATGATTTCAAGAGTGAATTTGAGGAGGGACCATGGTGGCAACGCCTGTTCAATGGATACAGTATTACAACGTGGATGGTGGTACTAAATCTTGGATCGACTGGGTTGCTAGTCTCATGGTTAATGAAGTATGCTGACAATATTGTGAAG GTGTACTCCACATCAATGGCAATGCTTTTGACGATGGTCTTATCTTCGTACCTCTTCAATTTCAGGCCGACAATGCAG ATTTGCCTTTGA
- the LOC122062170 gene encoding mitogen-activated protein kinase kinase kinase 7-like → MDQFRQIGKVLGSLNSLMVFQQDIRVNQRQCCLLFDLFTIAFHGIAEELKQNLRYEEKHTKWNALEHPLRELYHVFKEGEVYIQQCMDNKDWLGKVISLSQNTECIEFHIHNLLSCIPIVIEAIENAGEISGCDQDEILKKKVILSKKYEREWMDPKLFRWNFGKLYLVSQDICNRLVTVWKEDRWLLQEAIRERRSSEPGTKQEQRLMEFLLKNFDHNKPSDGKLFPSSILVGSKDYQVRRRLGSGSQYKEVQWLGESFAVRHFFGEIEPVIPEITRLSSLTHPNILQYLCGFSDEEKKECFLVMELMSKDLNSYIKELCGPRRRVPFSIPVAVDLMLQIARGMEYLHSHKIYHGELNPYNILVRSRNSPDGYLQAKISGFGLSSIKNFTHRSTSNQNEAPVIWYAPEVLSDQEQPESASISKYAEKADIYSFGMICFELLTGKVPFEDAHLQGDKMSRNIRAGERPLFPFSSPKYITNLTKKCWHTDPTQRPSFSSICRILRYIKRFLVLNPDHSQPDSPIPPVDYCDIEAWFSKKFSVEGSLDPAPVSHIPFEMFAYKAMEKERISVNFRDRSSESGSDGTSGCGDDNGALVDDPFPVAPEKKNPVSSEHTNKKLLLVKKTTDAKANKQPGTPKGRALRPPQQTQSARSLRMHSESQLSVVMSPHRRRTSGHASDSELA, encoded by the exons ATGGATCAATTCAGACAGATAGGGAAGGTTTTGGGGAGTCTAAATTCTCTCATGGTATTTCAACAAGACATCCGGGTTAACCAGCGCCAGTGTTGTTTGCTTTTTGATCTCTTCACTATCGCTTTCCATGGCATCGCAGAGGAGCTCAAGCAGAATCTGAGATATGAAGAGAAGCACACCAAATGGAATGCCCTTGAGCACCCATTGAGAGAGCTTTACCATGttttcaaagaaggagaagtttATATTCAGCAGTGCATGGACAACAAGGATTGGCTGGGAAAAGTCATCTCTTTGTCGCAAAACACAGAATGCATCGAATTCCACATCCACAACTTGCTCTCCTGCATCCCAATAGTCATTGAAGCTATAGAGAATGCAGGGGAAATCTCAGGGTGTGACCAGGATGAGATCCTGAAGAAGAAGGTCATCTTGTCAAAGAAGTATGAGAGGGAGTGGATGGACCCTAAACTCTTCCGATGGAATTTTGGGAAGCTTTATCTGGTTTCTCAAGATATCTGCAATCGACTGGTTACCGTTTGGAAGGAGGATAGATGGCTTCTTCAAGAGGCAATCAGAGAAAGGAGAAGTTCAGAGCCTGGAACCAAGCAAGAGCAACGTCTCATGGAGTTCCTACTGAAGAATTTTGACCACAACAAACCCTCTGATGGGAAGCTCTTCCCTAGTtcaatattggtgggttcaAAGGACTACCAGGTTAGGAGACGACTAGGGAGCGGTAGCCAATACAAGGAAGTCCAATGGTTAGGTGAAAGCTTCGCTGTAAGACATTTCTTCGGAGAGATTGAGCCTGTGATTCCTGAGATTACTCGTCTCTCCTCCCTCACCCACCCTAACATATTGCAATACCTTTGTGGGTTCTCAgatgaggaaaagaaagagtGTTTCCTAGTTATGGAGCTGATGAGCAAGGACCTCAACAGTTACATCAAAGAGCTTTGTGGGCCGAGGAGGAGGGTTCCATTTTCCATTCCTGTAGCAGTTGATCTAATGCTTCAAATTGCCAGAGGGATGGAGTATCTCCACTCCCACAAGATATACCACGGAGAATTAAATCCATACAACATCCTAGTTCGATCAAGGAATTCCCCTGATGGATACTTGCAGGCTAAAATCTCAGGATTTGGCCTATCCTCCATTAAGAACTTCACCCATCGATCCACTTCAAATCAAAATGAGGCACCAGTCATCTGGTACGCCCCCGAGGTTCTATCAGATCAAGAACAGCCAGAGAGTGCCTCCATTTCCAAGTATGCTGAGAAGGCAGATATTTACAGCTTTGGCATGATTTGCTTTGAGCTTTTGACAGGGAAGGTTCCATTTGAAGATGCACATCTCCAGGGAGATAAGATGAGCAGGAACATTAGAGCAGGGGAGAGGCCACTCTTCCCATTCTCTTCACCAAAATACATCACCAACTTGACAAAAAAATGTTGGCATACTGACCCGACTCAGCGTCCAAGTTTCTCATCCATTTGTAGGATCCTTCGCTACATCAAACGGTTCCTAGTGCTGAACCCAGACCATAGCCAGCCTGACTCTCCAATTCCACCTGTTGATTACTGTGATATAGAGGCATGGTTCTCCAAGAAGTTTTCTGTAGAAGGGAGCCTCGATCCAGCACCAGTATCACATATCCCATTTGAAATGTTTGCTTATAAGGcaatggagaaggagaggatcAGTGTGAATTTTAGAGACAGGAGTTCAGAATCTGGCAGTGACGGCACTTCAGGTTGTGGGGATGATAATGGAGCTCTGGTGGATGATCCATTCCCTGTAGCACCcgagaaaaaaaatccagtcTCTTCCGAGCATACCAACAAGAAACTCTTGCTGGTAAAGAAGACTACAGATGCAAAGGCCAACAAACAACCAG GAACACCAAAAGGACGAGCACTAAGACCTCCACAACAGACCCAATCTGCTCGCAGTCTGAGGATGCATTCTGAGAGCCAGCTTTCAGTAGTGATGAGCCCACACAGGCGGAGAACATCTGGTCATGCCTCGGATTCTGAGTTAGCATAG